The following are from one region of the Streptomyces decoyicus genome:
- a CDS encoding esterase/lipase family protein, which translates to MKLPWSRTLTLLPALALALGVTTTAPAAADAPTVRSGWNNYSCKPSADHPRPVVLVHGTLGNAIDNWLGLAPYLVARGYCVFSLDYGQLPGVPFFHGLGPVDASAQQLAAYVDRVLAATGTSKVDLVGHSQGGMMPRVYMKFHGGADKVNALVGLAPDNHGTDLNGLTRLLPYFPGAKQYLDKLTPGLSDQIAGSEVLNRLNEGGDTVPGVHYTVIATKYDEVVTPYRTAFLDGPDVRNVVLQDLCSADYSEHVAIGIVDRLAFHETANALDPAHATPTTCASR; encoded by the coding sequence ATGAAGCTGCCCTGGTCCAGAACGCTCACCCTGCTTCCCGCCCTCGCCCTGGCCCTCGGTGTCACCACCACCGCGCCCGCAGCTGCCGACGCCCCCACCGTCCGCAGCGGCTGGAACAACTACTCCTGCAAGCCCTCCGCCGACCACCCGCGGCCGGTGGTCCTGGTGCACGGCACCCTGGGCAACGCCATCGACAACTGGCTGGGCCTCGCGCCCTACCTGGTGGCCCGCGGTTACTGCGTCTTCTCCCTGGACTACGGGCAGTTGCCCGGCGTCCCGTTCTTCCACGGGCTGGGGCCGGTCGACGCCTCCGCCCAGCAGCTCGCCGCCTACGTCGACCGGGTGCTGGCCGCCACCGGCACCTCGAAGGTCGATCTCGTCGGCCACTCGCAGGGCGGCATGATGCCGCGGGTGTACATGAAGTTCCACGGCGGCGCGGACAAGGTGAACGCGCTGGTCGGGCTGGCCCCCGACAATCACGGTACCGATCTGAACGGTCTGACCCGTCTGCTGCCCTACTTCCCCGGCGCCAAGCAGTACCTCGACAAGCTGACCCCGGGCCTGTCCGACCAGATCGCCGGCTCGGAGGTCCTCAACCGTCTCAACGAGGGTGGCGACACCGTCCCCGGAGTGCACTACACCGTGATCGCGACCAAGTACGACGAGGTCGTCACCCCCTACCGGACCGCCTTCCTCGACGGCCCCGATGTGCGCAACGTCGTGCTCCAGGACCTGTGTTCCGCCGACTACTCCGAGCATGTGGCCATCGGCATCGTCGACCGCCTCGCCTTCCACGAGACGGCCAACGCCCTCGACCCGGCCCACGCCACCCCGACCACCTGCGCGTCGCGCTGA
- a CDS encoding DNA polymerase III subunit alpha, whose amino-acid sequence MPGFTHLHTASGFSLRYGASHPERLAERAAERGMDALALTDRDGLSGAVRFAKAAAEAGVRPLFGTELAVAEHEPGPVAGTATARRRTPVRGGAFLDESAARAVFLARDGAAGWAALCRLVSAAHAGRAEQPVLPWSSLESATDGLTVLLGPESEVGRALAAGRPDRAARLLAPWRELYGEALRLEVVDHGRPGSGPGSPRLAARTLGFAVDQGVRAVLTNAVRYADPGQGPVADVLDSARRLVPVDRRRPEAWDSGERWLKDTATMSHTAERIAEAAGFRRDLAHRLLAMTEETAGACLVDPQDDIGLGHVHFPEPRLVGAGHRTAARVLRSRCAAGMVLRGYDHDRTRWDRLHDELRTIERLGYPSYFLTVSQVVDDIREMGIRVAARGSGAGSLVNHLLGIAHADPVEHGLLMERFLSERRAALPDIDIDVESARRLEVYRAIFDRFGAERVATVSMPETYRVRHAVRDVGAALGMDPAQVDRLAKAFPHIRARDARAALAELPELRGVREAGGERLWPLVEALDALPRGIAMHPCGVLLSDATLLDRTPVVPTSGEGFAMSQFDKEDVEDLGLLKLDVLGVRMQSAMAHAVAEIGRATGRRIDLDDPAQVPPGDDATYDLIRSTETLGCFQIESPGQRDLVGRLQPATFHDLVVDISLFRPGPVAADMVRPFIEARHGRKPVRYPHPDLEEPLRETYGVVVFHEQIIELLRIMTGCARDEADEKRRALSHPELQGRLRAWFAQRAERRGYTSEVIARTWEIVEAFGSYGFCKAHAVAFAVPTYQSAWLKAHHPAAFYAGLLTHDPGMYPKRLLLADARRRGVPVLPLDVNRSAVAHRIELVSGSGEGGGPRSGAVWGLRLALCDVHGMSEAEARRIEAGQPYRSLQDLWQRARPSRPVAERLARVGALDAFGANRRDLLLYLAELHHHGRQTSGGQLTLPAGALDGAGTERTAPADLVEPVGLPDLSDVERLSAELGVLGMDASRHLMADHREFLAELGALPARLLRGARHGETVLVAGAKAATQTPPIRSGRRVIFTTLDDSTGLVDCAFFDDSHAACAHTVFHSWLLLVRGTVQRRGPRSFSVVGAAAWNLAELAELRREGGLEAVAARLATGPDTPPDDGAEGADDGAGGGAADGAGKGLPGEESGTGREPEPAAARGRTIRLETGYELHPWADLQPPGERAATGRKLWHSSPGSAG is encoded by the coding sequence ATGCCCGGGTTCACGCATCTGCATACCGCTTCGGGGTTCTCCCTGCGCTACGGCGCCTCCCATCCGGAGCGGCTCGCCGAGCGCGCCGCCGAACGCGGGATGGACGCCCTCGCGCTGACCGACCGGGACGGGCTCTCCGGAGCCGTACGCTTCGCCAAGGCCGCCGCCGAGGCCGGTGTCCGCCCGCTGTTCGGCACCGAACTCGCGGTGGCGGAACACGAGCCGGGACCCGTGGCCGGCACGGCCACCGCGCGACGGCGTACCCCGGTGCGCGGCGGCGCCTTCCTCGACGAGTCCGCCGCCCGCGCCGTCTTCCTGGCCCGCGACGGAGCGGCCGGCTGGGCCGCCCTGTGCCGGCTGGTCTCGGCCGCCCACGCCGGCCGGGCCGAGCAGCCCGTCCTCCCGTGGAGCTCCCTGGAATCCGCCACGGACGGACTGACCGTGCTGCTCGGACCGGAGTCCGAGGTCGGCCGGGCGCTGGCCGCCGGCCGCCCGGACCGCGCCGCCCGGCTCCTCGCCCCCTGGCGCGAGCTGTACGGCGAGGCGCTGCGCCTGGAGGTCGTCGACCACGGGCGGCCCGGCAGCGGCCCCGGCTCTCCGCGGCTGGCCGCCCGCACCCTCGGCTTCGCCGTCGACCAGGGCGTCCGCGCCGTCCTGACCAACGCGGTCCGCTATGCCGACCCCGGCCAGGGCCCGGTCGCCGACGTCCTGGATTCCGCCCGCCGTCTGGTGCCGGTGGACCGGCGCCGGCCCGAGGCCTGGGACAGCGGCGAGCGCTGGCTCAAGGACACCGCCACGATGAGCCACACCGCCGAGCGGATCGCCGAGGCGGCCGGATTCCGGCGCGACCTGGCCCACCGGCTGCTCGCCATGACCGAGGAGACCGCCGGCGCGTGCCTGGTCGACCCGCAGGACGACATCGGGCTCGGCCATGTCCACTTCCCCGAGCCGCGGCTGGTCGGCGCGGGCCACCGCACTGCCGCCCGGGTGCTGCGCTCGCGCTGCGCCGCCGGGATGGTGCTGCGCGGCTACGACCACGACCGCACGCGCTGGGACCGGCTGCACGACGAACTGCGCACGATCGAACGGCTCGGCTACCCCTCGTACTTCCTGACGGTCTCTCAAGTCGTGGACGACATACGGGAGATGGGTATCCGGGTCGCGGCCCGCGGGTCCGGCGCCGGCTCCCTGGTCAACCACCTCCTCGGCATCGCGCACGCCGACCCGGTCGAGCACGGCCTGCTGATGGAGCGCTTCCTGTCCGAGCGGCGGGCGGCGCTGCCGGACATCGACATCGACGTCGAGTCCGCCCGCCGGCTGGAGGTCTACCGCGCGATCTTCGACCGCTTCGGTGCGGAGCGGGTCGCCACGGTCTCGATGCCCGAGACCTACCGCGTACGGCACGCCGTACGGGACGTGGGCGCCGCCCTGGGTATGGACCCGGCGCAGGTGGACCGCCTCGCCAAGGCCTTCCCGCACATCCGCGCCCGGGACGCGCGGGCGGCGCTGGCCGAGCTGCCGGAGCTGCGCGGGGTGCGGGAGGCCGGCGGCGAGCGGCTGTGGCCGCTGGTCGAGGCGCTGGACGCGCTGCCGCGCGGGATCGCCATGCACCCGTGCGGGGTGCTGCTCTCGGACGCCACGCTGCTGGACCGTACGCCGGTCGTCCCGACCAGCGGTGAGGGCTTTGCGATGTCCCAGTTCGACAAGGAGGACGTGGAGGACCTGGGGCTGCTCAAGCTCGATGTGCTGGGCGTGCGGATGCAGTCGGCGATGGCGCATGCGGTCGCCGAGATCGGCCGGGCCACCGGGCGCCGGATCGATCTCGACGACCCCGCGCAGGTGCCGCCCGGCGACGACGCGACCTACGACCTGATCCGCTCGACCGAGACGCTCGGTTGCTTCCAGATCGAGTCGCCGGGCCAGCGCGACCTGGTCGGCAGGCTTCAGCCCGCCACCTTCCACGATCTGGTCGTCGACATCTCCCTCTTCCGGCCGGGGCCGGTCGCCGCCGATATGGTGCGGCCCTTCATCGAGGCCCGGCACGGCCGGAAGCCGGTCCGCTATCCGCATCCCGACCTGGAGGAACCGCTGCGCGAGACCTACGGGGTGGTGGTGTTCCACGAGCAGATCATCGAGCTGCTGCGGATCATGACGGGCTGTGCACGGGACGAGGCGGACGAGAAGCGGCGCGCGCTGTCGCATCCGGAGCTCCAGGGCAGGCTCCGCGCCTGGTTCGCCCAGCGCGCCGAGCGGCGCGGCTATACGTCCGAAGTGATCGCGCGCACCTGGGAGATCGTCGAGGCCTTCGGCTCGTACGGCTTCTGCAAGGCGCATGCGGTGGCCTTCGCGGTGCCCACCTACCAGTCCGCCTGGCTCAAGGCGCACCACCCCGCGGCCTTCTACGCCGGGCTGCTCACCCACGACCCCGGGATGTACCCGAAGCGGCTGCTGCTCGCGGATGCGCGGCGGCGCGGGGTGCCGGTGCTGCCGCTGGATGTGAACCGGTCGGCGGTCGCTCACCGGATCGAACTGGTGTCCGGTTCCGGTGAGGGCGGCGGGCCCCGCTCCGGCGCGGTCTGGGGGCTGCGGCTCGCGCTCTGCGATGTGCACGGCATGAGCGAGGCCGAGGCGCGGCGGATCGAGGCCGGGCAGCCCTACCGCTCGCTCCAGGACCTGTGGCAGCGGGCCAGGCCGAGCCGCCCGGTGGCCGAACGCCTCGCCCGGGTGGGCGCGTTGGACGCCTTCGGCGCGAACCGGCGGGATCTGCTGCTGTACCTCGCCGAGCTGCACCACCACGGGCGGCAGACGTCCGGTGGTCAGCTGACGCTGCCGGCCGGGGCCCTCGACGGCGCGGGCACGGAACGGACGGCTCCGGCCGATCTGGTCGAGCCGGTGGGACTGCCCGACCTCAGCGATGTCGAACGGCTCAGCGCCGAGCTGGGCGTCCTCGGCATGGACGCCTCCCGCCATCTGATGGCCGACCACCGGGAGTTCCTCGCGGAGCTGGGCGCGCTGCCGGCCCGGCTGCTGCGCGGCGCCAGGCACGGCGAGACGGTGCTGGTCGCCGGCGCCAAGGCGGCCACCCAGACACCGCCGATCCGCTCCGGCCGCCGGGTCATCTTCACCACCCTGGACGACAGCACGGGACTGGTCGACTGCGCCTTCTTCGACGACAGCCACGCGGCCTGTGCGCACACGGTCTTCCACTCCTGGCTGCTGCTGGTGCGCGGTACGGTCCAGCGGCGCGGTCCGCGCAGCTTCAGCGTGGTCGGCGCCGCCGCCTGGAACCTCGCCGAGCTGGCCGAACTCCGGCGCGAGGGCGGGCTGGAGGCGGTCGCCGCCCGGCTCGCGACGGGGCCGGACACGCCGCCGGACGACGGGGCGGAGGGGGCGGATGACGGGGCGGGCGGCGGAGCGGCGGACGGGGCGGGCAAGGGGCTGCCGGGGGAGGAGTCCGGGACGGGCCGGGAACCCGAGCCGGCCGCCGCCCGGGGCCGCACCATCCGGCTGGAGACCGGCTATGAGCTGCACCCGTGGGCCGACCTCCAGCCCCCGGGCGAACGCGCCGCCACCGGCCGCAAGTTGTGGCACTCCAGCCCGGGGAGCGCGGGATGA
- a CDS encoding S1 family peptidase gives MRNERTTPRSGVARRTRLIAVASGLVAVGAIAIPSANAQDPAPAKTFSATQLTAVGNAVRAADVAGTAWRVDSKTHTLVVTADRTVSQAGIAKIERAAGSNADAVRIDRIAGTFRKFISGGDAIYAPSWRCSLGFNVRSGSTYYALTAGHCTDGNPPWTTGSGASIGPTAGSSFPGNDYGIIKYTGSVSHEGTVGGQDITSAATPSVGQTVTRRGSTTGTHSGKVTALNATVNYGGGDVVSGLIQTTVCAEPGDSGGPLYSGSTALGLTSGGSGNCSSGGTTFFQPVTEALSAYGVSVY, from the coding sequence GTGAGGAACGAGCGCACCACCCCCCGCAGCGGCGTTGCGAGACGCACCCGGCTGATCGCCGTGGCGTCCGGACTGGTGGCCGTCGGAGCCATCGCCATCCCGAGCGCCAACGCCCAGGACCCCGCCCCCGCAAAGACGTTCAGCGCCACCCAGCTCACCGCCGTCGGCAACGCGGTACGCGCGGCGGATGTCGCGGGCACCGCCTGGCGGGTCGACAGCAAGACCCACACCCTGGTCGTCACCGCCGACCGCACGGTCTCCCAGGCCGGGATAGCCAAGATCGAGCGGGCCGCCGGCAGCAATGCCGACGCGGTCCGTATCGACCGCATCGCGGGCACCTTCCGCAAGTTCATCTCCGGCGGCGACGCCATCTACGCCCCCAGCTGGCGCTGCTCGCTGGGCTTCAACGTCCGCAGCGGCAGCACCTACTATGCGCTGACCGCCGGTCACTGCACCGACGGCAACCCGCCGTGGACCACCGGGTCCGGTGCGAGCATCGGCCCGACCGCCGGCTCCAGCTTCCCCGGCAACGACTACGGCATCATCAAGTACACCGGCTCGGTCTCCCATGAGGGCACGGTCGGCGGCCAGGACATCACCAGTGCCGCCACCCCGAGCGTCGGCCAGACGGTCACCCGCCGCGGCTCCACCACCGGCACCCACAGCGGCAAGGTCACCGCGCTGAACGCCACCGTCAACTACGGCGGCGGCGACGTCGTCTCCGGTCTGATCCAGACCACCGTCTGCGCCGAGCCCGGCGACAGCGGCGGTCCGCTCTACTCCGGGAGCACGGCGCTCGGCCTCACCTCGGGCGGCAGCGGCAACTGCTCGTCCGGCGGCACCACGTTCTTCCAGCCCGTCACCGAGGCGCTGAGCGCCTATGGGGTGAGCGTCTACTGA
- a CDS encoding DNA polymerase Y family protein: protein MTPAPRPPAAPSEPPGAPRQPGMLHIRFKAADDTPVSAGGFEQLLRLLAQFTPVIEALPPDAALADVRGAVRYFDRDAAGIAELVRLRALAWHGVRCTIGIGANPLLARMAAQEAAPGEIRSVPEDAEAVASFLDRRPASALHGVGPATARALCAYGLDSVGRIAAAPPATLQRILGAKTGRVVYERARGIDPTPVTPNPAARSMGAEHRFVHDELDPARRRRALLSLADGLGARMRASGQVARALTLTVRYADRSTTTRTRRLDGPTAHGPALTETAYALHAALGLQRARVRSVALRAEDLCRAELAVRQLTFDPSDDKAHRIEAAVDRARARFGSGSVRPAATLGHTGRMPPPPGAKPPGPGAARP, encoded by the coding sequence ATGACCCCCGCGCCGAGGCCGCCCGCCGCGCCGTCGGAGCCGCCCGGTGCCCCGCGGCAGCCGGGCATGCTCCACATACGCTTCAAGGCCGCCGACGACACCCCCGTGAGCGCCGGAGGGTTCGAGCAACTACTGCGACTGCTGGCGCAGTTCACCCCGGTGATCGAGGCGCTGCCGCCGGACGCCGCGCTGGCGGATGTGCGCGGTGCGGTGCGCTACTTCGACCGGGACGCGGCGGGCATCGCCGAGCTCGTACGGCTGCGCGCGCTGGCCTGGCACGGCGTACGGTGCACGATCGGGATCGGCGCCAACCCGCTGCTCGCCCGGATGGCGGCCCAGGAAGCGGCGCCCGGGGAGATCCGGTCCGTGCCCGAGGACGCCGAGGCCGTCGCCTCGTTCCTCGACCGCCGGCCGGCCTCGGCGCTGCACGGCGTCGGCCCGGCGACCGCGCGCGCCCTGTGTGCGTACGGGCTCGACAGCGTCGGCCGGATCGCCGCCGCACCGCCCGCGACCCTGCAACGGATCCTCGGCGCGAAGACCGGCCGCGTCGTGTACGAGCGGGCCCGCGGCATCGACCCGACGCCGGTGACGCCCAACCCCGCGGCCCGCTCGATGGGCGCGGAACACCGCTTCGTCCACGACGAGCTGGACCCGGCCAGGCGCCGCCGGGCGCTGCTCTCGCTCGCCGACGGCCTCGGTGCCCGGATGCGCGCGAGCGGGCAGGTGGCCCGTGCGCTCACCCTCACCGTCCGCTACGCCGACCGCTCCACCACGACCCGCACCCGGCGGCTGGACGGGCCGACCGCGCACGGGCCCGCACTGACCGAGACGGCCTATGCGCTGCATGCCGCGCTCGGATTGCAGCGGGCGCGGGTGCGGTCCGTGGCACTGCGGGCGGAGGACCTGTGCCGCGCCGAGCTCGCCGTGCGCCAGCTGACCTTCGACCCGTCCGACGACAAGGCGCACCGTATCGAGGCGGCCGTCGACCGGGCGAGGGCGCGCTTCGGGTCGGGGAGCGTACGGCCCGCGGCGACCCTCGGCCACACCGGCCGTATGCCCCCGCCCCCGGGCGCCAAGCCACCCGGCCCCGGGGCCGCCCGGCCGTAG
- a CDS encoding slipin family protein, which produces MVEELVTTGVALASAGAVYLVAAARVVKQYERGVVLRLGRLASEVRGPGFTMIVPGIDRMRKVNMQIVTMPVPAQEGITRDNVTVRVDAVVYFKVVDAADAVIRVEDYRFAVSQMAQTSLRSIIGKSELDDLLSNREKLNQGLELMMDSPAIGWGVTVDRVEIKDVSLPETMKRSMARQAEATRDRRARVINADAELQASKKLAEAAAAMSDQPAALQLRLLQTVVAVAAEKNSTLVLPFPVELLRFLERSGLQAQAQTAAAEAERDAAQRPAAPAPEASHGAVEEGALPPELEDLPEAEDLP; this is translated from the coding sequence ATGGTCGAAGAACTGGTGACGACCGGGGTGGCGCTGGCCTCCGCCGGTGCCGTGTATCTCGTGGCCGCGGCGCGCGTGGTCAAGCAGTACGAACGCGGTGTGGTGCTCCGGCTGGGCCGGCTGGCCTCCGAGGTGCGCGGGCCGGGATTCACCATGATCGTTCCGGGCATCGACCGGATGCGCAAGGTCAACATGCAGATCGTCACGATGCCGGTGCCCGCCCAGGAGGGCATCACCCGGGACAACGTGACCGTCCGGGTCGACGCGGTCGTCTATTTCAAGGTCGTGGACGCCGCCGACGCCGTCATCCGGGTCGAGGACTACCGCTTCGCGGTCTCGCAGATGGCGCAGACCTCGCTCCGGTCGATCATCGGCAAGAGTGAACTGGACGATCTGCTGTCGAACCGGGAGAAGCTCAACCAGGGCCTGGAGCTGATGATGGACAGCCCGGCCATCGGCTGGGGTGTGACCGTCGACCGGGTGGAGATCAAGGATGTCTCGCTGCCGGAGACGATGAAGCGGTCGATGGCCCGCCAGGCGGAGGCGACCCGGGACCGGCGGGCCCGGGTGATCAACGCCGATGCCGAGCTCCAGGCCTCGAAGAAGCTGGCCGAGGCGGCCGCGGCGATGTCCGACCAGCCCGCGGCGCTGCAATTGCGGCTGCTGCAGACGGTGGTGGCGGTCGCCGCCGAGAAGAACTCCACCCTCGTCCTGCCCTTCCCCGTGGAGCTGCTGCGGTTCCTGGAGCGCTCCGGGCTGCAGGCCCAGGCGCAGACCGCGGCGGCCGAAGCGGAGCGGGACGCCGCACAGCGGCCGGCCGCCCCGGCGCCCGAGGCCTCGCACGGGGCCGTCGAGGAGGGCGCCTTGCCGCCGGAGCTGGAGGACCTTCCGGAGGCGGAGGACCTGCCGTAG
- a CDS encoding pyridoxamine 5'-phosphate oxidase family protein, whose product METAGAADPAGIVEVSSEAELRELIGEPSSHAAHKTRRRLHDLDRQWLAHSPFCVIATADAQGRCDVSPKGDPAGFTHVLDDTTLVIPDRPGNKRLDGMVNLLGNPHVGLNYFLPGRGDTLRINGRARLLRDAPFFDELTVKGNRPRLALLVEVEELFYHCSKAFLRSQLWNPETWQPDALPSRARIVKGVEAQDMPLEALEQHYGPGYAERLYG is encoded by the coding sequence ATGGAGACGGCAGGGGCAGCGGATCCGGCCGGCATCGTGGAGGTCTCGTCGGAGGCGGAGCTGCGCGAGCTGATCGGCGAGCCCAGCTCCCACGCGGCGCACAAGACCCGCCGCCGGCTGCACGACCTCGACCGGCAGTGGCTGGCCCACTCGCCGTTCTGCGTGATCGCCACCGCGGACGCACAGGGCCGGTGCGATGTCTCGCCCAAGGGCGACCCCGCGGGCTTCACCCACGTCCTGGACGACACCACCCTCGTGATCCCGGACCGTCCCGGCAACAAACGCCTGGACGGCATGGTGAACCTCCTCGGCAACCCCCATGTCGGGCTGAACTACTTCCTGCCGGGGCGCGGTGACACCCTGCGGATCAACGGCCGCGCCCGGCTGCTGCGCGATGCCCCGTTCTTCGACGAGCTGACCGTCAAGGGCAACCGCCCGCGGCTGGCGCTGCTGGTGGAGGTCGAGGAGCTCTTCTACCACTGCTCCAAGGCGTTCCTGCGCTCGCAGCTGTGGAACCCGGAGACCTGGCAGCCGGACGCACTGCCCTCACGGGCCCGGATCGTCAAGGGCGTCGAGGCCCAGGACATGCCGCTGGAGGCGCTGGAGCAGCACTACGGCCCGGGGTATGCGGAGAGGCTCTACGGCTGA
- a CDS encoding subtilase-type protease inhibitor, whose protein sequence is MRYITGAVALGAALVLGTLATTAQAAAPAQPTRTGGLYAPTELVLTVGQGESRATATVQRAVTLSCMPGARGSHPYAKAACTQLRAVAGDFNAITGATSDRLCTKEWNPLVVTADGVWQGKRVSYSHTFANPCAMNNDSDSVFNF, encoded by the coding sequence ATGCGGTACATCACTGGGGCGGTCGCGCTCGGCGCGGCACTGGTCCTGGGCACGCTGGCCACCACCGCACAGGCCGCCGCACCGGCGCAGCCGACGCGGACCGGCGGCCTGTATGCCCCGACGGAACTGGTGCTGACGGTGGGCCAGGGCGAAAGCCGTGCGACCGCCACGGTGCAGCGCGCCGTGACGCTCAGCTGTATGCCGGGGGCCAGGGGCAGCCACCCGTACGCGAAAGCCGCCTGCACCCAACTGCGTGCGGTGGCCGGCGACTTCAACGCGATAACCGGCGCCACCTCGGACCGGCTGTGCACCAAGGAGTGGAACCCCCTCGTGGTCACCGCCGACGGTGTGTGGCAGGGCAAGCGGGTCTCGTACAGCCACACCTTCGCCAACCCCTGCGCGATGAACAACGACAGCGACTCGGTCTTCAACTTCTGA
- a CDS encoding YhgE/Pip domain-containing protein, giving the protein MTTTDDGARTTFLREVKSAVTPHASLLVLGVLGLMIAFITSYTGAFHHPKPADVPFGVVAPAQVSGQLVGKLDRLPGSPLDPRAVPSERAARQQLADRTIDGALIVGPRGRPDRLLVAGGGGASLAQAVELVVRAAEKAEHRTVRTVDMNPAAPGDSRSLSSFYLVVGWCVGGYLCAAILAISAGARPSNGHRAVIRLAALALYAIVAGLAGAIIVGPVLGALPGTFFGLWGLGALIVFAVGATTLACQALLGIIGIGLAILLIVILGNPSAGGAYPYPLLPPFWRAIGPALPPGAGTWAARSLAYFHGRAVTGPLLVLSTWAVGGTLITLALSIFRKKGETPS; this is encoded by the coding sequence ATGACCACGACGGACGACGGCGCCCGCACCACCTTCCTCAGGGAGGTGAAGAGCGCGGTGACGCCCCATGCCTCGCTGCTGGTGCTCGGCGTGCTGGGGCTGATGATCGCGTTCATCACGTCGTACACCGGCGCCTTCCACCACCCCAAGCCGGCCGATGTGCCGTTCGGCGTCGTCGCCCCTGCGCAGGTCAGCGGGCAGCTGGTGGGCAAACTGGACCGGCTGCCCGGCTCCCCCCTGGACCCCCGCGCGGTGCCCTCCGAGCGGGCCGCGCGACAGCAGCTCGCGGACCGGACGATCGACGGCGCACTGATCGTCGGCCCGCGCGGCCGACCCGACCGGCTGCTGGTGGCCGGCGGTGGCGGCGCCTCCCTGGCCCAGGCGGTCGAGCTGGTCGTCCGCGCGGCGGAGAAGGCCGAGCACCGCACCGTCCGCACGGTGGATATGAATCCGGCGGCCCCCGGCGACAGCCGCAGCCTGTCGTCCTTCTACCTGGTCGTCGGCTGGTGCGTCGGCGGCTATCTGTGTGCCGCGATCCTCGCGATCAGCGCCGGGGCGCGGCCCTCCAACGGGCACCGGGCGGTCATCCGGCTGGCCGCGCTCGCCCTGTACGCGATCGTCGCCGGACTGGCCGGCGCGATCATCGTCGGACCGGTCCTCGGCGCCCTGCCCGGCACCTTCTTCGGGCTCTGGGGGCTGGGCGCCCTGATCGTGTTCGCGGTGGGCGCCACCACCCTGGCCTGCCAGGCCCTGCTGGGCATCATCGGCATCGGCCTGGCGATCCTGCTGATCGTCATCCTCGGCAACCCGAGCGCGGGCGGCGCCTACCCCTACCCGCTGCTGCCCCCGTTCTGGCGTGCCATCGGCCCCGCTCTCCCCCCGGGGGCGGGCACCTGGGCCGCGCGCTCCCTCGCCTACTTCCACGGCCGCGCGGTCACCGGCCCGCTCCTGGTGCTGTCGACCTGGGCGGTGGGCGGCACCTTGATCACCCTGGCACTGTCGATCTTCCGCAAGAAGGGCGAGACCCCCTCATGA
- a CDS encoding S1 family peptidase gives MKHRRIPNRRVIVAGAGALALAATATVTLANANASQAPAPTPALAKLTSAAATTLASHLKTDTAGAFYDAKAKKLVVNVVNKAAARAVRAKGAEARLVAHTFAQLDSARQTLKSKATIPGTSWGIDPQSNKVVVTADRTVKGAKLDRLTKVAESLGSKVEVRHSKGEFKPFIGGGDAIWGSGARCSLGFNVVKDGQPYFLTAGHCGNDIKSWSDKQGGSAIATTEDSKFPGDDFSLAKYTGDTAHPSEVNLYNGSTQKITKAAEATVGEKVQRSGSTTQVHDGTVKALNASVNYQEGTVEGLIQTDVCAEPGDSGGALFDGETALGLTSGGSGDCSQGGETFFQPVPEALKAYGAEIG, from the coding sequence TTGAAGCACCGTCGCATACCCAACCGGCGCGTCATCGTCGCAGGTGCGGGAGCCCTTGCGCTCGCCGCCACCGCCACTGTCACCCTCGCCAACGCCAACGCGTCCCAGGCTCCCGCGCCCACCCCGGCGCTCGCCAAGCTGACGTCCGCCGCGGCGACCACCCTCGCCTCCCACCTCAAGACGGACACCGCCGGTGCCTTCTACGACGCCAAGGCCAAGAAGCTCGTGGTCAACGTCGTGAACAAGGCGGCGGCCCGTGCCGTACGGGCAAAGGGGGCGGAAGCCAGACTTGTCGCCCATACCTTTGCCCAGCTGGACTCGGCCCGGCAGACGCTGAAGTCGAAGGCGACCATCCCCGGTACCTCCTGGGGCATCGACCCGCAGAGCAACAAGGTCGTGGTCACCGCCGACCGTACGGTCAAGGGCGCCAAGCTGGACCGGCTCACCAAGGTCGCCGAGAGCCTCGGCAGCAAGGTCGAGGTGCGCCACAGCAAGGGTGAGTTCAAACCCTTCATCGGCGGCGGCGACGCGATCTGGGGGAGCGGTGCCCGCTGCTCGCTCGGCTTCAACGTCGTCAAGGACGGCCAGCCGTACTTCCTGACGGCCGGCCACTGCGGCAACGACATCAAGAGCTGGTCCGACAAGCAGGGCGGCTCGGCGATCGCGACCACCGAGGACTCCAAGTTCCCGGGCGACGACTTCTCCCTCGCCAAGTACACGGGCGACACCGCGCACCCGAGCGAGGTCAACCTCTACAACGGCAGCACGCAGAAGATCACCAAGGCCGCGGAGGCCACCGTCGGTGAGAAGGTGCAGCGCAGCGGCAGCACCACCCAGGTGCACGACGGCACCGTCAAGGCGCTGAACGCCAGCGTCAACTACCAGGAGGGCACGGTCGAGGGTCTGATCCAGACCGACGTCTGCGCCGAGCCCGGTGACAGCGGCGGCGCGCTCTTCGACGGCGAGACCGCGCTCGGTCTCACCTCCGGCGGCAGCGGCGACTGCTCCCAGGGTGGCGAAACCTTCTTCCAGCCGGTCCCGGAGGCCCTGAAGGCCTACGGCGCGGAGATCGGCTGA